One window of Amaranthus tricolor cultivar Red isolate AtriRed21 chromosome 13, ASM2621246v1, whole genome shotgun sequence genomic DNA carries:
- the LOC130798174 gene encoding U-box domain-containing protein 19-like: protein MLGKFEPYDRRILKILAVRPCESISTTILVTSLLTLAREITNFKSKLFSSQKKIVREIIRQIEILLIFFEEIHDHHPTFTNSLILSLSELHFSIQKIRCLLKDCTREGARLYILMKSQFIANQFRVLVSSVAAALDILDLNSLEICKEVKELVLLLAKQAQKSNLHVSISDQCAMERVILILNHFENQFEPEKGLIKRILNYLGIHNWVDCNKEVKFLEDEIRNSNVEEEEREIPLLSGLLGLMCYCRGVIFDTLDDDGDHNSESESKLAGAGEVLSYLNPEDFRCPISLELMINPVTISTGQTYDRASIQKWLKSGNLICPKTGEKLENTELVPNSALKKLIHQFCCDNGISISKIGRKSKELSRTIIFPSPASRETIKFLAEFLAGRLTYGTDVQKNKAAYEIRLLTKSNIYNRSILIEVVNVAPLLDLLTSNDPNTQENAISALLKLAKHSKGQKSIIEEGGLMLIISVLRGGMKIESRQIAAATIFYLSAVEKYRKLIGSTRQAITGLIELIKDKDGTMCGKKNAMAAIFGLLLYHRNHDRVLEEGIIPVLFDLISCVERSDFLVDALAILACLGEKINGSIAILQTSALPLIMGFMKSFISKAGREYCVSILLSLCINCGTEVVPILSKEPSIIASLYALITEGSSHASKKALMLINMLHKFRESGSSSSALPSPSSIHKETCFSSNFGK from the coding sequence atgcttggtaaatttGAGCCATATGATCGCCGGATTCTTAAAATCCTGGCAGTTCGACCATGTGAATCTATTTCTACCACAATTCTCGTCACTTCTTTGCTCACTCTTGCTCGTGAAATCACCAATTTTAaatctaaattattttcatcTCAGAAAAAAATTGTTCGGGAGATCATCCGACAGATTGAAATTCTCCTTATTTTCTTTGAGGAAATCCATGATCATCACCCAACTTTTACTAATTCTCTCATTCTATCCCTTTCAGAGCTCCATTTTTCTATCCAAAAGATCCGATGTTTATTAAAAGATTGTACCCGAGAAGGGGCTAGACTTTACATTTTGATGAAGTCACAGTTTATAGCTAATCAGTTCCGCGTTTTGGTTAGTTCAGTTGCAGCTGCGCTTGATATACTTGACTTAAACTCACTTGAAATCTGTAAAGAAGTGAAAGAATTGGTTCTTTTGCTAGCTAAACAAGCCCAGAAATCGAACCTCCATGTTAGCATAAGCGATCAATGTGCGATGGAGAGGGTGATTTTGATCTTGAACCATTTCGAGAACCAATTTGAGCCAGAAAAAGGCTTGATAAAACGGATTCTTAATTATTTGGGTATCCACAATTGGGTTGATTGCAATAAAGAGGTCAAGTTTTTGGAAGATGAGATTAGAAATAGTAATGTTGAAGAGGAGGAAAGAGAAATTCCTCTACTCAGTGGCTTATTGGGCTTGATGTGCTATTGCAGGGGAgtcatttttgacactttggaTGATGATGGAGACCATAATTCAGAATCAGAATCAAAATTAGCTGGAGCAGGAGAAGTACTTAGTTACTTGAATCCAGAAGATTTTCGATGCCCCATTTCTCttgaattaatgatcaatccaGTTACGATATCAACTGGTCAAACTTATGATCGAGCTTCAATTCAAAAGTGGCTAAAATCGGGAAATTTGATCTGTCCCAAAACAGGGGAGAAGCTTGAAAATACAGAGTTGGTCCCAAATTCAGCTCTTAAGAAACTGATTCACCAATTTTGCTGTGATAATGGGATATCCATATCGAAAATAGGAAGAAAAAGCAAGGAGCTATCAAGAACCATCATTTTTCCAAGCCCGGCCTCTCGAGAAACCATCAAGTTTTTAGCTGAATTTCTTGCTGGAAGGTTAACTTATGGTACAGATGTGCAAAAGAACAAGGCTGCCTATGAAATCAGATTATTAACAAAATCGAATATTTACAATCGATCGATCTTAATTGAAGTGGTGAATGTTGCTCCGCTTTTGGATCTTCTCACATCAAATGATCCAAACACTCAAGAAAATGCAATATCAGCTTTGTTGAAGCTGGCAAAGCATTCAAAGGGGCAAAAGTCAATCATTGAAGAAGGTGGGTTGATGCTCATAATCTCAGTTCTTCGAGGAGGGATGAAGATAGAATCTAGGCAAATTGCAGCAGCCACAATTTTTTACCTATCAGCAGTAGAAAAATACAGGAAATTAATTGGGTCAACAAGACAGGCCATAACTGGTCTTATTGAGCTAATCAAAGACAAAGATGGAACAATGTGTGGGAAAAAGAATGCAATGGCAGCAATCTTCGGGCTTCTTTTATATCATAGAAACCATGATAGAGTACTTGAAGAAGGAATTATCCCAGTACTATTTGATCTTATTTCTTGTGTTGAAAGATCAGACTTTTTAGTTGACGCTTTGGCTATTTTAGCTTGCTTGGGTGAGAAGATTAATGGGTCTATTGCGATTTTGCAAACCTCGGCTTTACCACTAATCATGGGGTTCATGAAATCATTCATTTCCAAAGCTGGTAGGGAATACTGCGTTTCAATTTTACTGTCCTTGTGCATCAATTGTGGAACTGAGGTGGTACCCATTTTATCCAAGGAACCTTCGATTATAGCTTCGTTGTATGCCCTTATCACAGAAGGGAGCTCCCATGCTAGCAAGAAGGCACTTATGCTCATTAATATGTTGCACAAGTTTAGGGAGTCCGGCTCTTCCAGCTCCGCTCTACCTTCACCTTCCTCAATTCATAAAGAAACCTGTTTTTCGTCCAATTTTGGGAAATAA
- the LOC130797649 gene encoding polygalacturonase 1 beta-like protein 3 — protein sequence MSKLRILHFLHLLILLLFSLFLHVSIAEENKENPFTARASLIRYWNTHISNNLPKPKFLLSKASPLNAVETAVFAKLASTNALHTRLSSFCSAANLFCDFESSLQGQGHHGGREDANFASYNNKQFSVYGGSRVGGVDSFKNYSDNINMGVNAFTRYSTNSAGHGETFSSYADNGNVANDSFTSYGAGGTGGLGEFKSYQSNVNVPNLKFTSYSGNANNHKHSFVSYTEDTNSGTATFTSYGKNGNGVPNQFNNYATSSNIVASTFASYGQLGNAANDSFKSYGSSANNPHNTFKNYGSKVSSGIERFQNYRDSANVGDDTFQNYLRVSTSTKATFINYGNSFNQGIDKFKGYGKAGVNRQIDFKTYGVNNSFSGYGDNKKGISFAGYSRRINFINTDNKNHHIHNKWRVDRDGDEGKFFRESMLKPGTIMKMPDIKDKMPKRSFLPRVISSKLPFSSYKLAQLRDSFKGKQNSTLELLILNALGDCERPPSPNETKRCVASLEDMIDFTISVLGDNVVVRTTENVNGSTKRVVIGFVKGINGGEVTKSVSCHQSLLPYLLYYCHSVPKVRVYEAEILDIESKAKINNGVAICHLDTSAWSAGHAAFLALGSGPGLIEVCHWIFENDMTWTVAH from the exons ATGTCCAAGCTTAGAATACTCCACTTTCTTCATTTACTGATTTTGTTGTTATTCTCCTTGTTTCTACAT GTTTCAATTGCtgaagaaaacaaagaaaatccatTTACAGCAAGAGCTTCATTGATCCGTTATTGGAACACCCACATTTCCAACAATCTTCCCAAACCAAAATTCCTCCTTTCAAAAGCTTCACCTCTTAACGCTGTTGAAACGGCTGTATTCGCAAAACTCGCATCTACAAATGCTCTTCATACTCGGCTTTCTTCCTTCTGTTCTGCAGCCAACTTATTCTGTGACTTCGAGTCCTCACTGCAGGGGCAGGGGCACCATGGTGGGAGGGAAGATGCCAACTTTGCTTCCTACAACAACAAACAGTTCTCTGTTTATGGTGGGTCCCGCGTTGGTGGAGTTGACTCCTTCAAGAACTACTCAGATAACATCAACATGGGTGTCAACGCATTCACAAGGTACAGCACTAATTCGGCAGGTCACGGTGAGACTTTCTCAAGCTATGCTGACAACGGCAATGTGGCTAACGACAGCTTCACAAGTTATGGAGCAGGTGGAACTGGTGGGTTAGGTGAGTTTAAAAGCTACCAATCAAATGTCAATGTACCTAATCTTAAATTTACTAGTTACAGTGGCAATGCTAATAATCATAAGCACTCATTTGTGTCCTATACTGAAGATACTAATTCGGGTACTGCAACATTTACATCTTACGGTAAAAATGGGAATGGTGTACCCAATCAGTTTAATAATTATGCAACCTCATCAAATATTGTAGCCTCAACTTTTGCTAGTTATGGGCAATTGGGTAATGCAGCCAATGACTCGTTTAAAAGTTATGGGTCTAGCGCTAATAATCCTCACAACACTTTTAAGAATTATGGTTCAAAGGTAAGTTCAGGGATTGAGAGATTCCAGAATTATAGAGATTCAGCTAATGTTGGGGATGATACTTTTCAGAATTACTTGAGAGTTTCAACTTCAACTAAGGCAACTTTTATTAATTATGGTAACTCTTTTAATCAAGGCATTGATAAGTTTAAGGGATATGGTAAAGCTGGTGTTAATCGTCAAATTGATTTCAAAACTTATGGTGTTAATAATTCATTTAGTGGATATGGtgataataaaaagggtatTAGCTTCGCCGGGTATAGTCGTCGGATCAATTTTATCAATACTGATAATAAAAATCATCATATTCATAATAAGTGGCGGGTAGATAGGGATGGGGATGAGGGTAAATTCTTTAGAGAATCAATGTTGAAGCCTGGAACAATAATGAAGATGCCTGATATTAAGGATAAAATGCCTAAAAGATCATTTTTACCGCGTGTTATTTCATCAAAATTACCATTTTCATCATATAAGTTagcccaactaagagactcctTTAAAGGCAAACAAAACTCCACACTTGAGCTACTGATTCTAAACGCATTAGGTGATTGTGAGAGGCCTCCAAGCCCAAATGAGACAAAACGATGCGTTGCTTCTTTGGAAGACATGATAGATTTCACGATATCCGTGTTGGGTGACAATGTGGTTGTTCGGACTACAGAAAATGTGAATGGGTCAACTAAACGGGTTGTGATCGGGTTCGTAAAAGGTATAAATGGAGGGGAGGTGACAAAGTCGGTGTCATGTCACCAGAGTTTGTTGCCTTACTTGCTTTATTACTGTCACTCGGTGCCAAAGGTAAGAGTATACGAGGCTGAAATATTGGATATAGAAAGcaaagcaaaaataaataatggtgTTGCTATTTGTCACCTTGACACCTCAGCTTGGAGTGCTGGTCATGCTGCTTTTTTGGCATTGGGTTCCGGGCCAGGCCTAATTGAAGTTTGCCATTGGATCTTTGAAAATGATATGACTTGGACCGTGGCTCATTAA
- the LOC130798176 gene encoding protein MAIN-LIKE 1-like, with protein sequence MAMPGPVDPSVLTLQATHRSVAAWEGSTAQLVTRQHYQASTLRWEVDDRVLDVVELAGFRYIHRLLGGGLELDRALITALVERWRPETHTFHLTVGEATITLQDVAVIMGLPVEGQAVIGHGEGNWPALVHELLGVWPENPQDPSQPKIIVGSSLKLTWLRQHFSGLEDDADDVTVDRHARAYILLRSLFRENERKKNIVAGHQQTAT encoded by the exons atggcgatgccgggcccagttgatccatcagtgcttacgcttcaggcgacacacaggagcgtagctgcgtgggagggctccactgcccaattggttactcgtcagcactaccaggcgagtacgttacggtgggaggtggatgacagggtatTAGACGTAGTCGAGCTAGCTGGTTTTAGATACATTCACCggttgttgggcgggggcttagagctcgatcgagcacttatcactgcattggtggagaggtggaggccagagacacataccttccacctcacagttggcgaggcaacgatcacgttgcaagatgtggcagttatcaTGGGACTGCCGGTTGAAGGACAAGCAGTCATTGGTCATGGggagggaaattggccagcattagtacatgagctgctaggggtttggccggaaaaccctcaagacccctcacagccgaagatcatcgttggatcgtcattgaagctgacttggctTCGACAGCATTTTAGCGGGCTTGAGGATGATGCAGATGATGTGACGGTTGACAGACATGCCCGAGCTTACAtttt gttacGTTCACTATTTAgggaaaatgaaagaaaaaaaaatattgttgcaGGCCaccagcaaaccgccacatga